A single region of the Malus sylvestris chromosome 8, drMalSylv7.2, whole genome shotgun sequence genome encodes:
- the LOC126631932 gene encoding uncharacterized protein At5g08430-like isoform X1, which translates to MKRQKSKEEEEEKITNKEEEEEEEEEEEEEDAEEDWCFVCKDGGDLMLCDYPGCLKVYHARCVGKKKSFAGAGKRWICRMHSCALCLGTPKFYCFCCPNSACRHCLSGSKFTQVRGKKGFCKECLELILLAEQNSEYGLNGEKIDLKDRDTFECLFKEYWEIIRENEGLTLDDVYSADLLLKRGVNKTCRFGSVKAGETEEAIDLISDSDTSETEFQRPMGKRKAREYIGWASKALIEFLRSIGIDTTNKLSQYDVDSIIYDYIKERNLFDPIKKKKVICDEKLYSIFRKKSLDRIKIYGLLEEHMTENLVISDEDDSELEDKKKYTVIASKKRRESSGVASIEKEASPSIQKSCFASIVPENIKLVYLRRSLVEEFLKQPENSESKLLGTFVRVKNDARLRLTNSHQLLQVEGIKKGSTADGMGGEILLQVSNRDIPISKLADSDFTEDECKELQENVANGLLRKPTVAELEQKARLLHEDITKHWIERELVRLQNCIDRANEKGRRRELWELMEKREMLKQPSVQVGLLKEVPKVTAEVLEAESGLVDAVKADNQ; encoded by the exons ATGAAGAGGCAGAAgagcaaggaggaagaagaagagaagataacaaacaaggaggaggaggaggaggaggaggaggaggaggaggaggaagatgcGGAAGAAGATTGGTGCTTCGTTTGCAAAGATGGTGGAGACCTCATGTTATGCGACTACCC GGGCTGCTTAAAAGTATATCATGCTCGATGCGTGGGCAAAAAGAAATCCTTCGCTGGGGCTGGAAAGCGCTGGATTTGTA ggATGCATTCTTGTGCATTGTGCCTTGGTACCCCAAAGTTTTACTGCTTCTGTTGTCCAAATTCAGCATGTCGACATTGCTTAAGCGGTTCTAAGTTTACACAAGTTAGAGGGAAGAAAGGGTTTTGCAAGGAGTGTTTGGAGCTTATTCTACTGGCAGAGCAAAACTCAGAATATGGTTTAAATGGA GAAAAAATAGACTTGAAGGATCGAGATACATTTGAGTGCCTATTTAAAGAATATTGGGAAATCATAAGGGAAAACGAAGGTTTGACTTTAGATGATGTCTATTCCGCAGATTTACTGTTAAAGAGGGGAGTAAATAAAACATGCAGGTTTGGTTCTGTAAAAGCTGGTGAGACTGAAGAAGCTATTGACCTGATATCTGATAGTGACACTTCGGAAACGGAATTTCAGAGACCGATGGGAAAAAGGAAGGCGCGAGAGTATATCGGATGGGCATCCAAAGCTCTTATTGAGTTCCTGCGATCTATTGGTATAGATACAACCAACAAGTTATCGCAGTATGATGTGGATTCAATCATCTATGATTATATCAAAGAGAGAAACCTTTTTGATCcaataaagaagaaaaaggttaTATGTGATGAGAAGCTTTATTCTATTTTCCGAAAGAAGTCCCTGGATAGGATAAAAATATATGGTCTTTTGGAGGAACATATGACCGAGAACTTGGTTATATCAGATGAAGATGATAGTGAGCTGGAAGACAAGAAGAAATATACAGTGATAGCAAGCAAGAAGCGAAGAGAGAGCTCAGGTGTAGCATCTATTGAAAAGGAAGCGAGTCCTAGCATCCAGAAAAGTTGTTTTGCATCCATAGTTCCTGAAAATATCAAGCTTGTCTACTTAAGGAGGAGTTTAGTGGAGGAGTTCTTGAAGCAGCCTGAAAACTCTGAAAGCAAGCTACTGGGAACTTTTGTGAGAGTTAAAAATGATGCCAGGCTTCGTCTGACAAATTCTCACCAACTTTTACAAGTTGAAG GCATAAAGAAAGGCTCAACAGCTGATGGAATGGGTGGTGAAATTCTCCTGCAAGTTTCCAATAGAGATATTCCCATTTCTAAGCTGGCAGATTCAGACTTCACTGAG GACGAATGTAAGGAGTTGCAGGAAAATGTGGCAAATGGCCTGCTAAGGAAACCTACAGTT GCCGAGCTTGAACAGAAGGCAAGGCTTCTGCATGAGGATATAACTAAGCAT TGGATTGAGAGAGAGTTGGTCAGATTACAAAACTGCATTGATCGAGCAAACGAGAAAGGACGGAGAAGAGA GCTGTGGGAACTtatggagaagagagagatgctAAAGCAACCCTCTGTTCAAGTTGGTCTACTAAAGGAGGTGCCAAAGGTCACTGCAGAGGTTTTAGAGGCTGAATCCGGTCTTGTGGATGCCGTAAAAGCTGATAATCAATGA
- the LOC126631928 gene encoding uncharacterized protein LOC126631928 — protein MSESSGYLLESCTRETLDDLPNRQTLAIASSSSMALGEGVVFDAIPIVRSEFTADHLKNNLLDNEKQVEALRQSCNIPRSVGIRLVHDEEWPSEPPQGHVLFYTQILLTLGVRLPLHPWLQKMLSLIGYAPGQLNPGFWDTLIGFYIIWMECGLCEPSFHQWRYCYKMRPAKSCTGYAECACRSERERIVYGKKKAYYTWKNRWCFLYNDWEYDKGVTPERLVLTHFQTVGCNVSTVRTICYLLWSFLASNTLLHVVTRGTIKLFGQELSDIEKVLRVPKEDRHLSKLRPLFRRYGFQPLVSESQGRSMEKVSKKTGTSTNKRKAPVLVPSEDILPHKKIHKFRGEPSVRPKSQYGVLKGPAFRKTGVEAVENAAAVVAGEGSRLLPPPLTMEHTVQESDPGSRHERKGKERAGSVPWKDLRVATRPKDFGDINNCLAGRRFAFDELGEPLAKDESDCDRMLKLSSYVMAEYHDRLQEVERYKAKLKENKQLVDEARRNKGLLTQALQLKDETMESLKRRNGENLRLKKLLEATKKQLEVATLEVSKVRGELDGALVEISELEKSIPTEREAAVQEYLSSSTFHLAIKPYCAQEARFEKRKWMAVLDRYDDGSILRKYHEDIDEHHRKGETFVLVVDPSSEDESDNEGSADAQTQHGEEDLGDAEDDGRTRSDTARGSASDENE, from the exons atgtcggagtcttcagggtATTTGTTAGAGTCCTgtactagagaaacattggatgatcttcccaaccgtcaaactttagctattgctagttcttcctccatggcgttgggtgagggggttgtttttgatgccatacccatagttcgctctgagttcacagcagaccatctaaagaataacttgttagataatgagaagcaggttgaggcgctaaggcagtcatgtaatatccctcgtagtgtagggatacgtttggtacatgatgaagaatggccttctgagcctccccagggtcatgttctgttctacacccagatattactgactttaggggtgagactacctttacatccgtggttgcaaaagatgttatctttgatcggatatgcacctgggcaactcaatcctggtttctgggatactttgattggattttatatcatttggatggagtgtgggttgtgtgagccttcattccatcagtggcgttactgttacaagatgcgcccagcaaaatcatgcactggttatgccgagtgtgcatgtcggagtgagagagagcgtattgtgtatggtaagaaaaaggcatactacacatggaaaaaccgttggtgctttctgtataatgattgggagtatgataagggtgtcacgcctgagcgacttgtgcttactcacttccagactgtaggttgtaacgtatcaaccgttcgtactatttgctatttgttgtggtcttttcttgcttctaacactttGCTTCATGTAGTGACGCGAGGCACCATCAAACTGTTTGGGCAGGAGCtatctgacatagagaaggtgttgagggtgcccaaagaggatagacacttaagtaagctacgacccttatttcgtcggtacggtttccaacccttagtttccgagagccagggacgatcga tggagaaggtaagcaagaaaacagggactagcaccaataaaaggaaagcaccagtgttagttccttcggaagacatcctaccgcataagaaaattcataagttccgAGGGGAACCATCCGTTAGACCTAAGTCCCAATATGGGGTCCTTAAGGGGCCTGCCTTTAGGAAGACTGGAGTCGAGGCCGTTGAAAATGCTGCTGCCGTAGTTGCAGGAGAAGGGAGCCGACTGTTGCCTCCTCCTCTTACTATGGAGCACACTGTCCAGGAAAGTGATCCTGGTTCCCGCCATGAGAggaaaggcaaggaaagagctggcagtgtcccgtggaaggacttgagggttgccacgcggccaaaggattttggggatatcaacaattgcttggcagggcgtcgattcgccttcgatgagctcggagagcccttagctaaggatgaatcggattgcgaccggatgttgaagctgtcttcatat gtcatggccgagtatcacgacagactgcaagaggttgagcggtacaaggcaaaactgaaggagaataagcagcttgtggacgaggcccgaaggaataagggacttttgactcaggctctccaactgaaggacgaaaccatggagagcttgaaaaggcgaaatggtgagaacctaaggcttaagaaattgCTTGAGGCAACTAAAAAACAGTTGGAGGTGGCGACCTTGGAGGTATCCAAGGTTAggggagaattggatggtgccttagttgagatttctgaactggagaagagcattccaactgaaagggaggctgctgtgcaagaatacttaagttcttcgacctttcatcttgctattaaaccctactgtgctcaagaagctcgctttgaaaaaaggaaatggatggccgtccttgatcgttatgatgatgggagcattcttcgaaaataccac
- the LOC126631932 gene encoding uncharacterized protein At5g08430-like isoform X2, which produces MHSCALCLGTPKFYCFCCPNSACRHCLSGSKFTQVRGKKGFCKECLELILLAEQNSEYGLNGEKIDLKDRDTFECLFKEYWEIIRENEGLTLDDVYSADLLLKRGVNKTCRFGSVKAGETEEAIDLISDSDTSETEFQRPMGKRKAREYIGWASKALIEFLRSIGIDTTNKLSQYDVDSIIYDYIKERNLFDPIKKKKVICDEKLYSIFRKKSLDRIKIYGLLEEHMTENLVISDEDDSELEDKKKYTVIASKKRRESSGVASIEKEASPSIQKSCFASIVPENIKLVYLRRSLVEEFLKQPENSESKLLGTFVRVKNDARLRLTNSHQLLQVEGIKKGSTADGMGGEILLQVSNRDIPISKLADSDFTEDECKELQENVANGLLRKPTVAELEQKARLLHEDITKHWIERELVRLQNCIDRANEKGRRRELWELMEKREMLKQPSVQVGLLKEVPKVTAEVLEAESGLVDAVKADNQ; this is translated from the exons ATGCATTCTTGTGCATTGTGCCTTGGTACCCCAAAGTTTTACTGCTTCTGTTGTCCAAATTCAGCATGTCGACATTGCTTAAGCGGTTCTAAGTTTACACAAGTTAGAGGGAAGAAAGGGTTTTGCAAGGAGTGTTTGGAGCTTATTCTACTGGCAGAGCAAAACTCAGAATATGGTTTAAATGGA GAAAAAATAGACTTGAAGGATCGAGATACATTTGAGTGCCTATTTAAAGAATATTGGGAAATCATAAGGGAAAACGAAGGTTTGACTTTAGATGATGTCTATTCCGCAGATTTACTGTTAAAGAGGGGAGTAAATAAAACATGCAGGTTTGGTTCTGTAAAAGCTGGTGAGACTGAAGAAGCTATTGACCTGATATCTGATAGTGACACTTCGGAAACGGAATTTCAGAGACCGATGGGAAAAAGGAAGGCGCGAGAGTATATCGGATGGGCATCCAAAGCTCTTATTGAGTTCCTGCGATCTATTGGTATAGATACAACCAACAAGTTATCGCAGTATGATGTGGATTCAATCATCTATGATTATATCAAAGAGAGAAACCTTTTTGATCcaataaagaagaaaaaggttaTATGTGATGAGAAGCTTTATTCTATTTTCCGAAAGAAGTCCCTGGATAGGATAAAAATATATGGTCTTTTGGAGGAACATATGACCGAGAACTTGGTTATATCAGATGAAGATGATAGTGAGCTGGAAGACAAGAAGAAATATACAGTGATAGCAAGCAAGAAGCGAAGAGAGAGCTCAGGTGTAGCATCTATTGAAAAGGAAGCGAGTCCTAGCATCCAGAAAAGTTGTTTTGCATCCATAGTTCCTGAAAATATCAAGCTTGTCTACTTAAGGAGGAGTTTAGTGGAGGAGTTCTTGAAGCAGCCTGAAAACTCTGAAAGCAAGCTACTGGGAACTTTTGTGAGAGTTAAAAATGATGCCAGGCTTCGTCTGACAAATTCTCACCAACTTTTACAAGTTGAAG GCATAAAGAAAGGCTCAACAGCTGATGGAATGGGTGGTGAAATTCTCCTGCAAGTTTCCAATAGAGATATTCCCATTTCTAAGCTGGCAGATTCAGACTTCACTGAG GACGAATGTAAGGAGTTGCAGGAAAATGTGGCAAATGGCCTGCTAAGGAAACCTACAGTT GCCGAGCTTGAACAGAAGGCAAGGCTTCTGCATGAGGATATAACTAAGCAT TGGATTGAGAGAGAGTTGGTCAGATTACAAAACTGCATTGATCGAGCAAACGAGAAAGGACGGAGAAGAGA GCTGTGGGAACTtatggagaagagagagatgctAAAGCAACCCTCTGTTCAAGTTGGTCTACTAAAGGAGGTGCCAAAGGTCACTGCAGAGGTTTTAGAGGCTGAATCCGGTCTTGTGGATGCCGTAAAAGCTGATAATCAATGA
- the LOC126631941 gene encoding uncharacterized protein LOC126631941, with translation MENLHSNSKMGKLDTRLLRGNLENVDVNTPLFRYLCAQSHSPSLSPTDTLKQRRRHHSPLSPLENLMQRSPFSPLENLMQRSPHSPLQNLMQRPPPPTVYRTPIGAVEREEVLVMDGVLVTGGGGRSSRSASSSDYLGKTPCKTDLYRSWEDSRSYAYQCAHGKEKQRPTRCPVKNKPEAHICKSYTATSYPCPPSPKSRFIHPVMPSSVTEAAGARTQAASSTTPKNAISIPATTTICLDWSPQDDGIEVVLPHSSTGTPPSREDIDSYISDVLCGPTKGRRLRVFAEMYAVQ, from the exons ATGGAAAACCTTCACAGCAACTCGAAAATGGGGAAATTGGACACACGATTGCTCAGAGGGAACTTGGAGAATGTGGACGTCAACACGCCGTTGTTCAGGTACTTGTGCGCTCAGTCTCACTCTCCGTCACTTTCTCCGACGGACACCTTGAAGCAACGTCGCCGCCACCACTCGCCGCTGTCGCCTCTGGAGAATCTGATGCAGAGGTCGCCGTTCTCGCCTCTGGAGAATCTGATGCAAAGGTCGCCGCACTCGCCTCTGCAGAATCTGATGCAGAGGCCGCCGCCTCCTACAGTTTACAGAACGCCGATAGGAGCGGTGGAGAGGGAGGAGGTTTTGGTGATGGACGGTGTTTTGGTCACcggaggaggagggaggagtTCGAGGTCCGCATCATCTTCGGATTATTTGGGGAAGACTCCGTGCAAGACTGATCTTTACAGGTCCTGGGAGGATTCTCGAAGTTACGCTTACCag TGTGCTCATGGAAAAGAAAAGCAGCGTCCAACTCGTTGCCCTGTCAAGAACAAACCTGAG GCACATATATGCAAGTCATACACTGCCACAAGTTATCCATGCCCACCCAGCCCCAAGTCCCGATTTATCCATCCCGTCATGCCATCTTCAGTTACAGAAGCAGCAGGAGCCAGAACACAAGCAGCCTCATCGACTACACCCAAAAACGCCATATCAATCCCTGCTACCACCACCATCTGCCTGGACTGGTCACCCCAAGATGATGGCATTGAGGTTGTATTGCCGCATTCATCAACTGGAACACCTCCATCAAGGGAAGATATAGATTCCTACATCAGCGACGTTCTTTGTGGTCCCACTAAAGGAAGGAGATTACGAGTGTTTGCTGAGATGTATGCAGTGCAGTGA